Proteins co-encoded in one Zalophus californianus isolate mZalCal1 chromosome 9, mZalCal1.pri.v2, whole genome shotgun sequence genomic window:
- the LOC113922285 gene encoding 60S ribosomal protein L12-like, with protein MPPKFNPDEIKVVYLRCTGTEVGATSALAPKIGPLGLSPKKFGGDLIKATDATLTFLARQLSGTTKEVLGTSQSVGSNVDGHHPHDVIDDINSGAVECPTS; from the exons ATGCCGCCTAAGTTCAACCCTGATGAGATCAAAGTCGTGTACCTGAGGTGCACTGGAACTGAAGTCGGTGCCACGTCTGCCCTGGCCCCGAAGATCGGCCcactgggtctgtctccaaaaaagttTGGTGGTGACCTCATCAAGGCAACCG ATGCGACACTGACCTTTTTAGCCAGACAACTCTCTGGAACCACTAAAGAGGTCCTGGGAACATCCCAGTCTGTGGGCAGCAATGTTGATGGCCACCACCCTCATGACGtcatagatgacatcaacagtggtgcgGTGGAATGCCCCACTAGTTAA